The DNA sequence CCAAAAATGGTAAATATTACATGGCTACTGGTCTGCAAACGCGGAAGCTGTTTATTTATAGCCGCTATGCTTTCCATAAGTGTTTCAGCTTCCCCTTTATACACCAGATCCGTAGATTTGCTGGAAGACGCACCACCGTCTGAATTACTGGAGCTTGGCGGACTAATGATTACCCATTGACCCTCATACTTTTCCTGACCTTTTTCAGACAAGTAATCGATCGCCCCGCCAGTCATCATAGCCAAATCCTCAACCTCATTTCTACTCCAACAGCCTGTAAGGAAAAGCAAACTCAGCATCAAAAGAATCATCCGGGCATATCTTTTTGCTTTTGATGTCACTGCATACAGCCCCCTTTTTTCTTTCTGATTAATGTAATAGCAAGCAACAGTAACGGCAGTACAACTTCAAATAACAAAGATATGGACGGCCAGCATTTTGTCAGGAATTCCAGTAGCGCCATGGTGTTTGGTACAAGAAACGTTGCCCCTGAGAATACGATGATCATCACTGAAGCGGCAATAATTTTCGGATGCTTTCTACCGACTGACTGTCTGGCTGCAAGAATCGTTACATAAAAAAGCAGAGAGGATTTGACCATGATCCCGGTCAGCCATAACGGCAATACCAATAATTCTATACGTTGAATGTAATTCCCGTATTCAATTGTTTTCACAGTAGACCATATCGGGAAAATCATTTGACCGGTCACATCTGCCCCTAAGACAGTAAGTACAACCAGCGATCCGAAAGTCAACAAAAGCATTGTGCTGATAACCGCGTAGGATGCCTTCTTCAGCACTTCCTGAGGTTTGTTTATCAGAGGGATTAACATCAGCAATACGGCAATTTCGCCATACCATTGAACCGGTATCCATATATTCTGCATCACCGGACTGATCCCGTCTTCCAAAATAGGAAGCAGACTGCTTGGATCTGCTTTCGGAATCGCCAAGATACAGGCCATTAGATAAGCAAATACAAATAGAGGCAGGATGAATTGGTTCATCCGCGCAATCACTTCAATCCCTTTTTGCGCAGAATACCAGCAAATAAGTACAAATACCAAATTGATAGGAATGCCCGGCGTTCCAAATAAAGCGGATACGGTTAAAAATTCCGAAGTTTCCCTAACGACGAGGATATTTAAGACAATAAAAAATAGGATATAGGAAACAGCCAGCGCCTTGCCTCCGATTTTTCCTACAATGAGCGGCAGATATTCTGCTATTGTGAGTCCCGGGAATCGCTGTGCCAGCTTGGCCGAAATGAACAATACGCCAAAAGCAAATATCCCTGCTCCCAGGCTCGCGAACCAGGCATCTTGTTTGGCTGTCAGTGCGGTTAATCCCGGAATAAATAGGATCGCGGTTGAGGTCATCATAATAAACAGCAACATTGCTATTTGCGTTCCGGACATCCGTTCCTTGCTTATTTGTTATCCCCCCTCTTTTTAGGTTTATGCTTTATGTGACCAACATTGCCCCGCAGAGATTTCTTGCCTCCGAAGAACCTGGGTCTCGTAGACATCGCCCACCAAGGGGCCCGGATTAAGGTATCTTTCAGATCACGCAGTGTCAGCGGAGCGATGGGTGACAGATAAGGTACCCCGAAAGAACGCAGACTGCAAAGATGGGTAAGCAAAATCATCAGCCCAAAGATAATTCCCACAATTCCAAAAACACTGGCCATGATAATTAAGCCAAAACGAATGATCCGGATGCTTGTCCCGACATTGTAATCCGGGAATGTAAACGAAGCAACCGCTGTCAAACCGACAACCACCACTGAAGTCGGACTGACAATCCCGGCATCGACTGCGGCCTGCCCGATCACCAAACCGCCTACTGTACTGATCGCCTGCCCAACTGTCCTAGGCAAACGTACCCCGGCTTCCCGTAGAAGCTCAAAAACAAGTTCCATCAAAAATATTTCCAAAGAAATTGGCAGAGGCAGATTTTCTCTTGCTCCGGCTACCGTATTCAAAAGAGATATTGGAATAAGCGACTGATTGACTGAAAATACCGCAACTGTAACTGCCGGAACCAGTAGTGTAATATTGATGGCCATAAAACGGCCTAATCGCGCAAAAGAGGCAAACAAAGCGCTATAATAGTAATCTTCTGAGGCCTGTATCAAGGTCACAAAAGTGCATGGAATAATTAAAGCAGAAGGTGAATTGTCAACCATAATGGCAATTCTGCCTTCAAACAGCGAAGCGGCGGTCCTGTCCGGCCGTTCCGTATACTGTACAAGTGGGAACAGACTGATTGGTTCATCAGAGATAAATTCTTCAAGATAACTGCTGTCTAAAATATTATCGATCGTGATCCTCTCAATACGCGATTTGACTTCAGCTACAATCTTTTCGTTTGCTACCCCCTGAATATAGCAAATATTAACCTTCGTTTTGGATAACGTTCCGACCGTTATACTCTCAGCCTTCAGTAGGCTGGTCCGGATGCGGCGTCGGAGAAGGCTTATGTTTGTTCCCAGATTTTCCACGAAACCGTCCCTCGGTCCGTGAATGTTCGGTTCAGTCGTCGGCTCATTAATCTGTCTGATGTTATAGCCCTGGACAGAAGCTTTAATGCCAATCGGATACCCGTCTATAATCAGAACGAGATTGTCCTCCAGTACTGCGTCAGCTGCTTCGGAGATCAGAGACAACGTATCGGCTTTGTAATTGGTTAGCAGATGTTGAAGTATGATACCGGGCATATCACCGACATTTGTTTTGAGATTCGTGTCCGTATAAACGGCTGTGTTCGTATTAAGATCTGCTTTTGTGTGAAGATTTTCTGTCCTTGCAGAAACCTCCAGCATGATCGGCTTTAAAATTGCATCATTAATAATTTCGGGCTTACACAGGCTGTCTGAGTAGACAATAAACGCTTTGATTTTTTTGGTAGAGTGCAGCTGAAATTCTCTGAAAGAAATATCCGAACATTTTTCAAAAATCTGCTGCATGGCTTGCAGGTTATGCTCAATTACGCTTGACAGAGGCTTCCCGGCTTGGGACCGTTCATCAAGCAAAGGTTTTTCTTTTCCTATGTTCTTACTGCGTATTTTAGTGATAAGCTGGTCAAGCATCTCGGCATTACCATCCAAATTTATTCTATCATGCTTATTTTGTGTATTAATTCAGTTTTTACTCTAATCTGAAGAAAGATACCAGCAGACAATCACCGGAACAGATAAATCAATAAAGCATAAGGAACAAGGGCGTAACAGAACTTAAGTCCCGTTACGCCCTTGCCAAAAATGCGTTATTTTACTCTTCTTCCCTGAAATATTCCATGCTTGTCTTTTTCAATTCAGCATGACTGAATAGCATCTCATACTGTCGTATGTCTGTAACCTTAGAAATTCTCTCCATTGTTTTCCTGCACTCCGACGGCGAATGCCCATGAATCATGGTAAATAGATTATACGGCCAATCCGGAAGTTCAGGGCGTTGGTAGCAATGGCTTACTTCCTTAAAGGCGGCCATGATGTGACCGGTTTCTTCAACCTGCGCTTCTGGAACAACCCATACCCCCATCGCATTTGAAGTAAATCCAGCTTTCCGGTGATACAGGATGGCACCAAAACGTCGCAGCACCCCGTCATGCTTATAGTCCTGGATTCTTGCTCGGACACTTTCTTCTGACCATCCCAGTCTGGAAGCTGCCTCAGAGAAAGGACAAAGCGACAAAGTCAAATCACCCTGCAAAATGCGGATTAAGGCCTTATCCCCCTCCCCTGCCTGAAAAGCAGGCTGCCCTTCCGGAGACGAATAGCCGGCATTCGCAATGGGCAGCTTATTATTTGTACGCTTTTCCAGGTCAAACAGCACGCCAATCTTGAACAACCTGATAGCGGGAAGGCTGTAAACTTCAGGACTTCCCAAAATATTCTTTGCCTGTTCTAAAATCTGCATCAGCCCGGCCTGCGACCGGGAGATGACCGTAAACCACATATTGTAACGATGATCCCGCAAATAATTATGCGTAACTCCGGGGATTTCCATTAAAAAATCCGCAAGAACGGATATTTTTTCTTCCGGAACCTTAGCCGCGCAAAGCGTGCTGAAATACCCAAGACGACGAGAATCAAAGACTCCGCCTATCCGCCGGATCATTCCTTTCTGCCGGAACTGGTTAACCCGCTGCCATGTTTCTTCTTCATTTAGCCCCAGCATTTCTCCCAAAACCTGATAAGGACGTTCCTCAACCGGGAAGGCCGCCTGGATTCTGGTCAGCAAAATCCGGTCCTTTG is a window from the Dehalobacter sp. DCA genome containing:
- a CDS encoding GerAB/ArcD/ProY family transporter, whose translation is MSGTQIAMLLFIMMTSTAILFIPGLTALTAKQDAWFASLGAGIFAFGVLFISAKLAQRFPGLTIAEYLPLIVGKIGGKALAVSYILFFIVLNILVVRETSEFLTVSALFGTPGIPINLVFVLICWYSAQKGIEVIARMNQFILPLFVFAYLMACILAIPKADPSSLLPILEDGISPVMQNIWIPVQWYGEIAVLLMLIPLINKPQEVLKKASYAVISTMLLLTFGSLVVLTVLGADVTGQMIFPIWSTVKTIEYGNYIQRIELLVLPLWLTGIMVKSSLLFYVTILAARQSVGRKHPKIIAASVMIIVFSGATFLVPNTMALLEFLTKCWPSISLLFEVVLPLLLLAITLIRKKKGGCMQ
- a CDS encoding spore germination protein — translated: MLDQLITKIRSKNIGKEKPLLDERSQAGKPLSSVIEHNLQAMQQIFEKCSDISFREFQLHSTKKIKAFIVYSDSLCKPEIINDAILKPIMLEVSARTENLHTKADLNTNTAVYTDTNLKTNVGDMPGIILQHLLTNYKADTLSLISEAADAVLEDNLVLIIDGYPIGIKASVQGYNIRQINEPTTEPNIHGPRDGFVENLGTNISLLRRRIRTSLLKAESITVGTLSKTKVNICYIQGVANEKIVAEVKSRIERITIDNILDSSYLEEFISDEPISLFPLVQYTERPDRTAASLFEGRIAIMVDNSPSALIIPCTFVTLIQASEDYYYSALFASFARLGRFMAINITLLVPAVTVAVFSVNQSLIPISLLNTVAGARENLPLPISLEIFLMELVFELLREAGVRLPRTVGQAISTVGGLVIGQAAVDAGIVSPTSVVVVGLTAVASFTFPDYNVGTSIRIIRFGLIIMASVFGIVGIIFGLMILLTHLCSLRSFGVPYLSPIAPLTLRDLKDTLIRAPWWAMSTRPRFFGGKKSLRGNVGHIKHKPKKRGDNK
- a CDS encoding siroheme decarboxylase subunit beta, yielding METKDRILLTRIQAAFPVEERPYQVLGEMLGLNEEETWQRVNQFRQKGMIRRIGGVFDSRRLGYFSTLCAAKVPEEKISVLADFLMEIPGVTHNYLRDHRYNMWFTVISRSQAGLMQILEQAKNILGSPEVYSLPAIRLFKIGVLFDLEKRTNNKLPIANAGYSSPEGQPAFQAGEGDKALIRILQGDLTLSLCPFSEAASRLGWSEESVRARIQDYKHDGVLRRFGAILYHRKAGFTSNAMGVWVVPEAQVEETGHIMAAFKEVSHCYQRPELPDWPYNLFTMIHGHSPSECRKTMERISKVTDIRQYEMLFSHAELKKTSMEYFREEE